A stretch of Metabacillus sp. FJAT-52054 DNA encodes these proteins:
- a CDS encoding MIP/aquaporin family protein, translating to MSAFLGELIGTMILIVFGAGVCAGVNLKGSFAENSGWIVITMGWGLGVAMAAYAVGGISGAHLNPALTIGLALTGDFAWNLVPSYILAQMIGAFIGASLIYFHYLPHWQETKDPGTKLGVFSTGPAIPNVFANFISEALGTFILVLGILSIGANKFTDGLNPLVVGFLIVAIGLSLGGTTGYAINPARDLGPRIAHFVLPIPGKGDSNWRYAWVPVIGPLAGGAFGAVFYNFAFKGIMNSSFWIVTVILAGLLAITYAMTKRGKSTVRQTA from the coding sequence ATGTCTGCTTTTTTGGGTGAACTAATAGGAACAATGATATTAATCGTGTTCGGCGCAGGTGTGTGTGCAGGAGTCAATTTAAAAGGGTCATTCGCTGAAAACTCAGGCTGGATCGTTATCACGATGGGCTGGGGGTTGGGAGTCGCGATGGCAGCTTACGCAGTCGGCGGAATCAGCGGGGCTCATTTAAATCCTGCGCTCACCATCGGTCTTGCTTTAACAGGGGACTTTGCCTGGAATCTTGTACCTTCTTACATCCTGGCACAAATGATTGGGGCATTTATTGGGGCTTCTCTTATTTATTTTCATTACCTGCCGCATTGGCAAGAAACGAAAGACCCGGGAACAAAGCTTGGCGTATTTTCAACAGGACCGGCCATCCCGAATGTTTTTGCTAATTTCATTAGTGAGGCACTTGGAACCTTCATATTGGTTCTTGGAATCCTTTCAATCGGAGCGAATAAGTTTACAGACGGATTAAATCCTCTGGTTGTCGGTTTTCTCATTGTTGCAATTGGTTTATCATTGGGGGGGACCACTGGATACGCGATCAACCCCGCACGGGATCTTGGCCCGCGAATTGCGCATTTTGTCCTGCCGATTCCTGGGAAAGGCGATTCCAATTGGCGTTATGCATGGGTGCCGGTTATAGGACCTCTTGCAGGAGGAGCTTTTGGGGCCGTGTTTTACAACTTCGCATTTAAGGGAATTATGAATTCATCATTCTGGATTGTAACCGTTATCCTGGCTGGACTTCTTGCAATAACTTATGCCATGACAAAACGGGGGAAAAGTACGGTAAGACAAACCGCTTAA